The Micromonospora sp. NBC_00421 genome contains a region encoding:
- a CDS encoding NmrA/HSCARG family protein codes for MSAASAPVLVTGATGRQGGATVRALRAAGVPVRALVRDPDTERARAVAALGVELVTGDLLDRDSVVRAAEGTRAVFSVQMPPMNAAGFDFPGEVAQGVNLVEGARAAGVPQFVHTSVTGAGQHVEAPGWAEGRWASMAPTLGAKSAIQDRVRTAGFRHWTLLKPGFFMDNFLPSMAFLFPRGVEGGLVSVLRPETRLSLVATDDIGRAAAAAFTDPERFDRVELELASDHLSMTEIAEVLSRALGVRLSAPRMTEQEALAAGMPAMGASHEWLNAVPQPARPQDARALGLPLTSFDAWAREHMRADA; via the coding sequence CGGCGCGACCGGCAGGCAGGGCGGTGCCACCGTCCGCGCCCTGCGCGCCGCCGGGGTCCCCGTCCGCGCCCTGGTCCGTGATCCGGACACCGAACGGGCCCGGGCCGTCGCCGCGCTCGGCGTCGAGCTGGTCACCGGCGACCTGCTCGACCGCGATTCGGTGGTGCGGGCCGCCGAGGGCACCCGCGCCGTCTTCTCGGTGCAGATGCCCCCGATGAACGCGGCGGGCTTCGACTTCCCCGGCGAGGTGGCCCAGGGCGTCAACCTGGTCGAGGGCGCGCGGGCGGCCGGGGTACCGCAGTTCGTGCACACCTCCGTCACCGGTGCCGGTCAGCACGTCGAGGCGCCCGGCTGGGCCGAGGGTCGCTGGGCCTCGATGGCACCCACCCTGGGCGCCAAGAGCGCGATCCAGGACCGGGTCCGCACGGCCGGCTTCCGGCACTGGACGCTGCTCAAACCAGGCTTCTTCATGGACAACTTCCTGCCGTCCATGGCCTTCCTGTTCCCGCGTGGCGTCGAGGGCGGGCTGGTCAGCGTCCTACGCCCGGAGACCCGGCTGTCGCTTGTCGCGACGGACGACATCGGGCGGGCCGCCGCAGCGGCCTTCACCGACCCGGAGCGCTTCGACCGGGTCGAGCTGGAACTGGCGAGCGACCACCTGTCGATGACCGAGATCGCCGAGGTGCTCTCCCGGGCGCTGGGCGTCCGACTGTCCGCGCCACGGATGACCGAGCAGGAGGCCCTCGCCGCGGGCATGCCGGCGATGGGTGCCAGCCACGAGTGGCTGAACGCGGTCCCCCAGCCGGCCCGCCCGCAGGACGCGCGGGCGCTCGGCCTCCCCCTCACCAGCTTCGACGCGTGGGCACGGGAGCACATGCGGGCGGACGCCTGA